The Thomasclavelia ramosa DSM 1402 genome includes a region encoding these proteins:
- a CDS encoding bifunctional diguanylate cyclase/phosphodiesterase: MEQNGELAGYLGVDNPPPDKIINIASLLQTLCYFVSLALQHAESQKKLSYLSYHDNSTTFYNRNRYIKDTQKLFNMDTSLGIIYLDVNGLKDVNDQFGHEVGDALLVECARRMKMVFKKADFYRIGGDEFIIICQSIKKESFEKRVKELSESFSKKPVCQVAIGTQWTNAVGNINEMIAEADARMYENKKEFYHKHMISRRYRHHSDEMLHLTNIDYLESEIENGHFVVYLQPKILCEDRSCVGAEALIRYCDNAGTLIPLSINFSIESLRGKSFVERILETCKKYQIPTKYIEIEITERVHDEKNFEIKTVISKLRSAGFIVAIDDFGTEYANLALLSDAEFDILKLDKSLISNVALNPRTKIIMEYISKICHRLGLDMIAEGIESEEQFFTLCSYGVETVQGYLFSKPLAINVFEEKYLS, from the coding sequence TTGGAACAAAATGGCGAACTGGCAGGTTATTTAGGAGTTGATAATCCACCTCCAGATAAAATTATTAATATTGCTTCATTGCTTCAAACATTATGTTATTTCGTTTCATTAGCATTACAACATGCAGAGAGTCAAAAAAAATTATCATATTTGAGTTATCATGATAATTCAACGACCTTTTATAATCGTAATCGTTATATTAAAGATACTCAAAAACTTTTTAATATGGATACTTCATTGGGAATTATTTATTTAGATGTAAATGGTTTAAAAGATGTAAATGATCAATTTGGACACGAAGTTGGTGACGCATTATTGGTTGAATGTGCTAGACGTATGAAAATGGTATTTAAAAAAGCTGATTTTTATCGTATTGGTGGGGATGAATTTATTATTATTTGTCAAAGCATAAAAAAAGAGTCATTTGAAAAACGAGTTAAAGAATTAAGTGAAAGTTTTTCTAAAAAACCAGTTTGTCAAGTAGCGATAGGAACACAATGGACTAATGCAGTAGGTAATATTAATGAGATGATTGCTGAGGCAGATGCAAGGATGTATGAAAATAAAAAAGAATTTTATCATAAGCATATGATTTCCAGACGGTATCGTCACCATAGCGATGAGATGCTGCATCTCACTAATATTGATTATCTAGAATCTGAGATTGAAAACGGTCATTTTGTTGTCTATCTACAACCTAAAATTTTATGTGAAGATCGCTCATGTGTTGGGGCAGAAGCATTGATACGTTACTGTGATAATGCTGGGACATTAATTCCGCTTTCAATAAATTTTTCTATAGAATCACTTCGTGGTAAATCTTTTGTTGAACGTATTTTAGAAACTTGTAAAAAATATCAAATACCTACTAAATATATAGAAATAGAAATAACAGAACGAGTACATGACGAAAAGAATTTTGAAATTAAAACGGTAATATCAAAACTTCGTAGTGCTGGATTTATTGTAGCTATTGATGATTTTGGAACGGAGTATGCCAATTTAGCATTATTATCGGATGCTGAGTTTGATATTCTAAAATTGGATAAGAGCTTAATTAGTAATGTTGCATTAAATCCAAGAACTAAGATAATCATGGAATATATTTCAAAAATTTGTCATCGATTAGGGCTGGATATGATAGCGGAAGGAATTGAATCTGAAGAGCAGTTTTTTACGCTGTGTTCATATGGGGTTGAAACAGTTCAAGGTTATTTATTCAGCAAGCCGTTGGCAATAAATGTTTTTGAAGAAAAGTATCTAAGTTAA
- the murI gene encoding glutamate racemase — translation MKINEERNLPIGFIDSGLGGLSVLKEAIKIMPHEDFIYYGDSLNAPYGTKSVDEIRDLTFAIVDKLLKLGIKGLAVACNTATSAAVRQLRIMYPDLTIVGIEPAIKPAVESNHGGEILVMATPMTIKQEKFNRLLDIYKDRAKIIPVSCKGLMEFVEHGNLNGSFLEAYFNETLVPYLNDTTETIVLGCTHYPFLRPYLKEFLGERRIQIIDGSHGTSCELKRQLAGKKLLQKENHEGKVVIKNSMDEPEMIDLSWKLLNLPID, via the coding sequence ATGAAAATAAATGAAGAAAGAAATTTACCAATTGGATTCATTGATTCTGGTTTAGGGGGATTAAGTGTTTTAAAAGAGGCGATAAAGATAATGCCTCATGAAGATTTTATATACTATGGTGATTCTTTAAATGCTCCTTATGGAACCAAATCAGTAGATGAGATTAGAGATTTAACCTTTGCTATCGTTGATAAATTATTAAAATTAGGGATCAAAGGATTAGCAGTAGCGTGTAATACTGCAACAAGTGCAGCTGTTCGACAGCTTAGAATAATGTATCCTGATTTAACAATAGTTGGAATTGAACCAGCAATTAAACCAGCAGTTGAATCAAACCATGGTGGTGAAATCTTAGTAATGGCAACACCTATGACAATAAAACAAGAAAAGTTTAACCGGCTGCTAGATATCTATAAAGACCGTGCCAAAATAATACCAGTATCATGTAAGGGGTTAATGGAATTTGTAGAACATGGAAATTTGAATGGGAGCTTTTTAGAAGCATATTTTAATGAAACACTTGTCCCTTATTTAAATGATACTACTGAAACAATTGTTTTAGGATGTACGCATTACCCCTTTTTAAGACCGTATTTAAAAGAATTTTTAGGAGAGCGAAGAATACAGATTATTGATGGCAGTCATGGAACTTCATGTGAATTAAAGCGGCAGTTAGCAGGAAAAAAATTATTGCAGAAAGAAAATCATGAAGGGAAAGTAGTAATAAAAAATTCGATGGATGAACCAGAGATGATTGATTTGAGCTGGAAATTATTGAATTTGCCAATCGATTAA